One window of the Trifolium pratense cultivar HEN17-A07 linkage group LG2, ARS_RC_1.1, whole genome shotgun sequence genome contains the following:
- the LOC123905782 gene encoding ABC transporter C family member 10-like, whose protein sequence is MKDFWSIICGNSSNGESLYDPLNGQLNEVDTVSNVTPFSKAGFFSKISFWWLNTLLKRGQEKTLLDEDIPELRESDRAKSCYFSFVEQLNKQNQHEPPSHSSISWTIILCHRREILITGLFALLKVLAISCGPLLLNAFILFSEGNESFEYEGYILAISLFFIKIIESLSQRQWYFRSRLVGMKVRSLLTAAIYKKILRLSNSARLVHSSGEIMNYITVDAYRIGEFLFWFHKTWTTILQLCIALVILFRAIGLATIASLAVIVLTVLCNTPLAKLQHKFQRKLMVAQDERLKASSEALMNMKVLKLYAWETHFKNAIDYLRNTELKLLSAVQLRRTYLVFLFWTSPMLVSSASFLACYFLKVPLHASNVFTFVATLRLVQDPITGIPDVIAVVIQAKVAFARIVNFLEAPELQSENFNNRCLNDNIKGSVLIKSADFSWEGNLSKPTLRNINLDVRRGQKVAICGEVGSGKSTLLATILGEVSKTQGTIDVYGKFAYVSQTAWIQTGTIRENILFGSVFDDHRYHETLQRSSLIKDLELLPYGDLTEIGERGVNLSGGQKQRIQLARALYQNADIYLLDDPFSAVDAHTAKKLFNEYIMEGLKGKTVLLVTHQVDFLPTFDSILLMSDGGIQQAGPYNHLLTSSQEFHDLVNAHKETSGSDQLASTTFPQRHSTSTKITQAFVLKQFKEPNGNQFIKQEEREKGDTGLKPYLQYLNQMKGYIFFFAASLCHLIFVVCQILQNSWMAANVDNPRVSTLRLILVYLLIGVSSVFFLLIRSLLLVALGLQSSKYLFLQLMNSLFRAPMSFYDSTPSGRILSRVSSDLSIMDNDIPFSLTFAVAGTLVFYSSLTVLAVVTWQVLIVVIPMVYVAVRLQRYYFSSAKEVMRMNGTTKSFLANHVAETVAGAVTIRAFKEEVRSFEKNLGLIDINAGAFFHSFAANEWLIQRLETISAVVLTAAALCMVMLPTGTFSSGIIGMALSYGLSLNASLVFSIQNQCTLANHIISVERLNQYMHIQSEAEEIVEENRPPSNWPVTGKVEINDLKIRYRSDGPFVLHGITCTFKARHKIGIVGRTGSGKSTLISALFRLVEPADGKIIVDGIDISSIGLHDLRSCFGVIPQDPTLFNGTVRYNLDPVSQHTDHEIWEVLRKCQLREVVQGKEEGLNSSVVENGSNWSMGQRQLFCLGRALLQRSRILVLNEATASIDNSTDMILQKTIRTEFADCTVITVAHRIPTVMDCSMVLSISDGKLAEYDEPMILMKREESLFRQLVKEYWSHSQSADSH, encoded by the exons atgaaggatTTTTGGAGCATAATTTGTGGGAACTCTTCAAATGGTGAAAGCCTTTATGATCCTTTAAATGGCCAGTTAAATGAAGTTGATACTGTTAGCAATGTAACACCATTTTCCAAAGCTGGATTCTTTAGTAAGATTTCATTTTGGTGGTTGAATACGTTGCTGAAAAGAGGTCAAGAAAAGACACTTCTCGATGAGGATATCCCCGAGTTAAGAGAGTCTGACCGAGCAAAAAGTTGTTATTTTTCGTTTGTAGAAcaattaaacaaacaaaatcaacaCGAGCCACCATCACATTCTTCGATTTCATGGACAATAATTTTGTGCCACCGAAGAGAGATTTTGATAACAGGATTGTTTGCTTTGCTCAAGGTACTCGCTATATCTTGTGGCCCTCTACTTCTAAATGCTTTTATATTGTTTTCCGAGGGTAATGAAAGTTTCGAATATGAAGGATATATATTGGCCATATCACTCTTCTTCATAAAGATCATAGAATCCCTATCACAAAGACAATGGTATTTTCGCAGTAGACTTGTTGGGATGAAAGTTCGATCACTACTTACTGCCgccatttataaaaaaatattaaggcTATCGAATTCTGCTAGACTGGTTCACTCTAGTGGTGAGATAATGAATTATATAACTGTAGATGCTTATAGAATTggagaatttctattttggtttcACAAGACTTGGACAACAATTCTTCAACTGTGTATTGCATTAGTAATTCTTTTCCGCGCAATTGGACTAGCAACAATAGCCTCATTGGCGGTGATAGTTCTCACCGTGCTTTGCAACACTCCACTAGCAAAGTTACAACACAAGTTTCAGAGAAAACTAATGGTGGCACAAGATGAGAGATTAAAAGCTAGTTCTGAGGCACTTATGAATATGAAAGTGTTGAAGTTATATGCATGGGAAACCCATTTTAAAAACGCCATAGATTACTTACGAAACACGGAACTCAAATTGTTATCTGCAGTGCAATTAAGAAGAACGTACCTTGTCTTTCTTTTTTGGACATCGCCGATGTTGGTGTCTTCTGCTTCCTTTTTGGCATGTTACTTCTTGAAAGTTCCTTTGCATGCAAGTAATGTTTTCACCTTCGTGGCAACTTTGCGCCTTGTTCAAGATCCAATTACAGGCATCCCAGATGTTATTGCAGTGGTTATTCAAGCAAAAGTTGCATTTGCTAGGATTGTTAATTTTCTCGAGGCACCAGAACTGCAAAGTGAAAATTTTAACAACAGATGCTTAAATGATAACATTAAAGGCTCAGTTTTGATCAAATCGGCTGACTTTTCATGGGAAGGTAATTTATCAAAGCCAACACTAAGAAACATAAATTTGGACGTTAGACGCGGACAAAAGGTGGCTATCTGTGGAGAAGTTGGCTCAGGAAAATCAACCCTCTTAGCAACAATTCTAGGAGAAGTTTCAAAGACACAGGGAACT ATTGATGTTTATGGGAAGTTTGCATATGTTTCTCAAACAGCGTGGATACAAACAGGTACAATCCGggaaaatattttgtttgggtCGGTGTTTGATGATCACAGATATCACGAAACACTTCAAAGGTCTTCACTGATAAAGGACCTTGAGTTGCTTCCCTATGGTGACCTCACCGAAATAGGTGAGAGGGGAGTAAATTTAAGTGGAGGTCAAAAGCAGCGAATTCAACTTGCTCGAGCTCTTTATCAGAATGCAGATATATATCTATTAGATGATCCATTTAGTGCTGTTGATGCGCATACtgcaaaaaaattgtttaat GAATATATCATGGAAGGACTCAAAGGGAAAACAGTCTTACTCGTGACACATCAAGTCGACTTCCTCCCAACGTTTGATTCTATTTTG TTGATGTCAGATGGGGGAATTCAACAAGCTGGTCCATATAACCATCTACTAACATCCAGTCAAGAATTCCATGACCTTGTCAATGCTCACAAAGAGACTTCGGGTTCTGACCAACTTGCGAGTACTACTTTTCCGCAGAGACATTCAACTTCTACAAAGATTACGCAGGCTTTCGTGTTGAAGCAATTTAAAGAACCAAATGGAAATCAATTCATTAAGcaagaagaaagagagaaaggAGACACAGGATTGAAGCCTTACTTACAATATTTGAATCAGATGAAAGGCTATATATTCTTCTTCGCGGCTTCCCTTTGTCACCTTATTTTCGTTGTCTGTCAAATATTGCAAAACTCATGGATGGCTGCTAATGTTGATAATCCTCGTGTCAGCACGTTGCGATTGATTTTAGTTTATTTACTCATTGGTGTTTCTTCAGTATTTTTCTTGTTGATCAGAAGTCTACTTTTAGTTGCTTTGGGTCTTCAATCATCGAAGTATTTATTTCTACAACTGATGAACTCCCTCTTTCGTGCACCGATGTCCTTTTACGACTCTACACCATCAGGAAGGATACTTAGTAGG GTTTCGTCTGATCTGAGCATTATGGATAATGACATCCCATTCAGCCTCACTTTTGCAGTGGCAGGAACTCTAGTTTTTTATTCCAGTCTTACAGTTTTGGCAGTTGTTACTTGGCAAGTCTTAATTGTGGTTATTCCGATGGTTTATGTTGCTGTTCGATTGCAG AGATACTACTTTTCCTCAGCAAAAGAAGTAATGAGGATGAATGGCacaacaaaatcatttttagCTAACCATGTAGCTGAAACTGTTGCTGGAGCTGTGACAATAAGAGCTTTTAAGGAGGAGGTTCGGTCTTTTGAGAAGAACCTCGGTTTAATTGATATTAATGCTGGTGCTTTTTTCCATAGTTTTGCCGCAAATGAGTGGTTAATCCAACGGTTAGAAACAATCAGTGCAGTTGTACTCACCGCTGCGGCACTTTGCATGGTTATGCTCCCCACTGGAACATTCTCCTCGG GAATTATTGGCATGGCTCTATCTTATGGCCTGTCACTAAATGCTTCCTTAGtattttcaattcaaaatcAATGCACTCTTGCAAATCACATAATATCAGTAGAGAGGCTAAATCAATATATGCATATACAAAGTGAGGCAGAAGAAATAGTAGAAGAAAATCGTCCCCCTTCGAATTGGCCAGTTACAGGAAAAGTAGAAATAAATGATTTGAAG ATACGATACAGGTCCGATGGACCATTTGTACTTCATGGGATTACATGCACATTTAAAGCACGACACAAGATCGGTATTGTTGGAAGAACAGGCAGCGGGAAATCAACACTTATTAGTGCTTTGTTTCGTCTTGTGGAGCCAGCAGACGGAAAGATTATTGTTGACGGAATTGACATATCATCCATCGGCCTTCATGACTTGAGGTCATGTTTTGGGGTTATACCTCAGGATCCTACACTTTTTAATGGGACAGTAAGATATAACTTGGACCCTGTATCGCAGCATACTGATCACGAGATATGGGAG GTTCTTCGGAAGTGTCAATTGCGAGAAGTTGTTCAAGGGAAGGAAGAGGGTTTAAACTCCTCAG TTGTTGAGAATGGATCAAACTGGAGTATGGGACAAAGGCAGTTATTCTGTTTGGGGCGTGCACTTTTGCAAAGAAGTAGGATATTGGTGTTGAACGAAGCAACTGCTTCAATTGATAATTCAACTGATATGATTCTTCAGAAAACCATTAGAACCGAGTTTGCGGATTGTACAGTGATCACAGTAGCACACAGGATACCAACTGTGATGGATTGCAGTATGGTTCTTTCAATCAGTGATG GAAAATTGGCGGAGTATGATGAGCCGATGATCTTGATGAAGAGAGAAGAATCATTGTTCAGGCAACTTGTCAAAGAATACTGGTCTCACTCTCAGTCTGCAGATTCGCATTGA